A region from the Benincasa hispida cultivar B227 chromosome 8, ASM972705v1, whole genome shotgun sequence genome encodes:
- the LOC120083632 gene encoding uncharacterized protein LOC120083632 isoform X1: MGVIPRWLESLLSTTFFNACPSHKEAPRSECNMFCLDCCHPSFCFYCRSIKHNDHHVIQIRRSSYHDVVRVTEIEKVLDISEVQTYVINSARVLFLNERPQPKSSASKGGSHTCEICTRSLLDPFRFCSLGCKVIGIKMNDDSTFYSRGKNNEEVLERRERIGRRLASKEEEEEEEEEEEELRVGRNQIYQNHTHPSHSNSRRRKGIPQRAPF; encoded by the exons ATGGGTGTAATCCCAAGATGGCTTGAATCTTTACTGTCCACAACATTTTTCAATGCTTGTCCTTCACATAAAGAAGCTCCAAGAAGTGAATGCAATATGTTTTGCCTTGATTGTTGCCATCCCTCTTTTTGCTTCTACTGTCGATCCATCAAACATAATGATCATCATGTCATTcag ATACGAAGATCTTCATATCACGATGTGGTGAGAGTGACCGAAATAGAGAAGGTTTTAGATATAAGTGAAGTTCAAACTTACGTGATAAACAGTGCAAGAGTTTTGTTTCTAAATGAGAGGCCTCAACCGAAGAGTTCCGCCAGTAAAGGAGGCTCTCATACGTGTGAAATTTGTACTAGAAGTCTCTTGGATCCATTTCGATTTTGCTCTCTTGGTTGCAAG GTCATTGGAATAAAGATGAATGACGATTCGACGTTTTACTCGAGAGGAAAGAATAATGAGGAAGTATTGGAAAGAAGGGAAAGAATAGGAAGAAGATTGGCatcaaaggaagaagaagaagaggaggaggaagaagaagaagaattgcGTGTAGGGAGAAACCAAATATACCAAAATCACACGCATCCTTCACATTCTAATTCAAGGAGGAGAAAAGGCATCCCTCAAAGAGCACCTTTTTAA
- the LOC120083632 gene encoding uncharacterized protein LOC120083632 isoform X2, with product MGVIPRWLESLLSTTFFNACPSHKEAPRSECNMFCLDCCHPSFCFYCRSIKHNDHHVIQIRRSSYHDVVRVTEIEKVLDISEVQTYVINSARVLFLNERPQPKSSASKGGSHTCEICTRSLLDPFRFCSLGCKVIGIKMNDDSRFYSRGKIVHIIIIIILTICRMEKSNLCLRG from the exons ATGGGTGTAATCCCAAGATGGCTTGAATCTTTACTGTCCACAACATTTTTCAATGCTTGTCCTTCACATAAAGAAGCTCCAAGAAGTGAATGCAATATGTTTTGCCTTGATTGTTGCCATCCCTCTTTTTGCTTCTACTGTCGATCCATCAAACATAATGATCATCATGTCATTcag ATACGAAGATCTTCATATCACGATGTGGTGAGAGTGACCGAAATAGAGAAGGTTTTAGATATAAGTGAAGTTCAAACTTACGTGATAAACAGTGCAAGAGTTTTGTTTCTAAATGAGAGGCCTCAACCGAAGAGTTCCGCCAGTAAAGGAGGCTCTCATACGTGTGAAATTTGTACTAGAAGTCTCTTGGATCCATTTCGATTTTGCTCTCTTGGTTGCAAG GTCATTGGAATAAAGATGAATGATGATTCGAGGTTTTACTCGAGAGGAAAGATTGtccatattattattattattattttgacgATATGTAGGATGGAGAAATCGAATCTCTGTCTTCGAGGTTGA